A stretch of DNA from Catenulispora acidiphila DSM 44928:
CCAGCAGCCCGCCCCGCGCACCGGATCGGGAACGGGAACAGGAAGCGCAACAGCGACAGCGTCGAAGCCCACCACCCCCAAGCCCCCGACTGCCAAAACCAGCACCGCCCCCGACTCCACCCTCCCCGGCGACTGCTCCGTCACCCACCTCAAGGGCACCGTCACCAACCTCGCCCGCCCCATCAACCACGTCCTGCTCACCGTGACCAACGCCGGCTCCACCACCTGCAGCCTGTACTACTACCCCGACCTGCGCCTCGACGCCGACCAGCAGGCCGTCACCCAGGCCGTGGAGGACAGCAAGCCGCAGGCCGTGGTCACCATCGCGCCGGGCGAGTCGGCCTACGCCGCCATCGGCACCTCTTCCGCCGACGGCTCCGGAGGCACTCCGCAGCTGGAGAAGCAGGTCGAGGTGTTCCTGGAGTCGCGGGACCAGTCCGGCTCCCTGCCCGGCACGATGACGCTGCCGCTGCCCGCCGGCACTTACGTCGACGTCGACAAGGCGTTCGTCACCTACTGGCAGTCGGACTTGCAGAGCGCCATCGCCTGGTGACCGACTGCCGGAGCCACGGAGACGGTTCGGCGGTACGGAGAATCACCCGCGCCGCCGAACCACGGCACGCGTCCCCCCGCGTTCGAAAACACAGAGCACTACCGTGGTTGCATGGAGTCATCACAGGTCGGGATCCGCGAGGTGCTCGCCATCCCCGACTTCCGCCGGCTGTGGACGGCTCTGTCGCTGTCCAGCCTCGGCGACTGGCTCGGGCTGCTGGCCCAGTCCTCGCTGGCGGCGTCCCTGGCCGGAGGCGGGTACGCCGGGCGCTCCTACGCGGTCGCCGGCGTCTTCGTGGTCCGGCTGATCCCGGCCGTGCTGTTCGGGCCGATCGCCGGGGTGGTCGCCGACCGGCTGGACCGGCGCTGGACGATGGTGGCCGGGGACAGCGCGCGCTGCCTGTTCTTCATCTCCATCCCCCTGGTCGGCTCCCTATGGTGGCTGTTCACCGCGACCTTCCTGATCGAGATCGCGGCGATGTTCTGGATCCCGGCCAAGGAGGCGACGGTCCCGAACCTGGTCCCGCCGCGGCTGCTGGAGTCGGCGAACCAGGTCTCACTGCTCACCGCCTATGGCACCGCTCCTATCGCGGCCGGCGTGTTCACCGTCCTGTCGCTGATCACGCGCGCACTAGCCGACCAGTGGACCTTCTTCACCGCCAAACCGGTCAGCCTCGCCCTCTACTTCGACGCACTGACCTTCCTGTTCTCCGCCCTGACTATCGCGCGCCTAAGGACCATCCCCGCGCGGTCCGCGACAGAGCGCGCAGCGGAGCGCCGCCACACCACCGACAACCGCTCCGTGCTCCGCACCCTCTTCGACGGCTGGCACTACCTCGGGGAGGACAGGCGGATCCGCGGTGTGATCATCGGCACAACCGGAGCCTTCGCGGCCGGCGGCGCGGTGGTCGGGCTGGCCCGGACCTACGTCGGCGACCTGCACGCGGGTCAGGCGGCGTACGGCGTCCTGTTCGGCACGGTCTTCCTCGGCCTGGCCGCGGGGATGTTCACCGGGTCGCGGGTGCTCGCGGGGGTGTCGCGGGAGCGGCTGTTCGGCTCGGTGATCTTCGCCGCCGGGATCGTGCTCTGCGTGTTCGCGCTGGTGCCGATCCTGCTGCTCAGCGTGCTGTGCGCGCTCGTGATCGGCTTCCTCGGCGGGACCGCGTGGATCATCGGGCAGACGATGCTGGGCCGCGAGGTGGCCGACGAGCTGCGCGGCCGGACGTTCGCCTTCGTCCAGTCGCTGATCCGGGTGACGCTGGTCCTGATCCTGGCCGTGTCCCCGGCGGTGGCCGGAGTGTTCGGCGCGCACACGCTAAGCGTTCCCGGCGTGTCGATCACCTATGGTGGCGCGGCCATCACCCTTTTCGGCGCGGGATTGCTCGCGATGGGCGTCGGGTGGGTGGCGTACAGGATGATGGATGACGTGCCAGGGAAATCGTTGCGGAACGAACTGAAGGCGGCGCTTAAGCGCTCCGCCGCTCCGACGCGCGCCGGGGGCGCTGCGGAGACGGGGACCTCCTCCGGACCGGCGGTCGCAGCCGCCGGGAACCCGCTGCCGGAAGACACCGGGATCGAAAGGCCCGCACACGCCTACACCGGTACCTTCCTGTCCTTCGAGGGCGGCGACGGCAGCGGCAAGTCCACGCAGCTGGACCTGCTCGCCGACTGGCTGCGCGGGAGCGGCCACGAGGTGGTGGTCACCCGGGAGCCCGGGGGGACGCCGCTGGGCACCAAGCTGCGGAACATCGTGCTGGACGCGCACAACGCCGACGTCATCTCCCCGCGCGCCGAGGCGCTGATCTACGCCGCGGACCGCGCCGACCACGTCGAGCGGGTGGTCCGGCCGGCGCTGGAGCGCGGGGCGGTGGTGATCACCGACCGCTACGTCGACTCCTCCCTGGCGTATCAGGGCGCGGGCCGCGCGCTGTCAGCCCGGGAGGTCGAGCTGTTGTCGCAGTGGGCCACGCAGGGCCTGATGCCGGACGTCACGATCCTGATGGACCTGGACCCGCTCGAGGCCGCGCGGCGCCGCAAGACCCCGGCCGACCGGCTGGAGCTGGAGTCCGTGGACTTCCACCGCCGGGTCCGCAACCGCTACCTGGAGCTGGCCACGGCCGAGCCGGAGCGGTTCATCGTGATCAACGCCATGGAGCCGATCGAGCAGATCGCCGGACGCATCCGGGCCCGGCTGGAGGGCCGGATCCACCTGTCGAGCCAGCAGCGGAGTGAGGAAGCGGAGCGGCGCGAGGCAGAGCGGCGTAAGGCCGCTGCGGAGCGCGCCGTACAGATGGCAGAGCTCTCCGACGCGGAGCGCCGCCGGGCCGAGATCGAAGCCGAACAGCGGGACCAGGCGCAGCGCGAGCAGGAGGCGCGGGAGGCCGCGAGCCAGGAGCACCGGCGGCGCTTGGAGGAGGACGCGGCCAGGGCGGAGCGGGCGGCGCGCGAGCGGGTACAAGGCGCCGGCGACCTGTCCTCGCGGCTGGCGCCGAGCGACCGACCGACGACTCGGCCGACGGCTCGACCGCCGGAGCGCGCAGCCGACACGCCGACGACGCGCTCTGCCACGCCCACTCCCCCGCCTTCGGCCAAGCCTCCGACTTCGGCAAAGCCTCCGACCTCGCCCTCCGGTTCGACTCCGACCTCGATGTCCCACGCCGAGGAGATCACAGCGCCTCCCGTCCGCAGCGAATGGGAAGTCCCGGACTACGTCGCGCAGCCGGAGTTCGACGACGAGCCGGAGCAGGACGCGATGTCGATGGCGGACGAGCTGTTCGGAGCCCACCACAGGTCACGGCGCGGCGGTGACGACGCATGAGCGGCGACAGCGCAGCGTTCCAGCCCTATGGCGTCTGGACCGACCTGGTCGGCCAGGACCACATCAGCACCGACCTGGTCCAGGCGGCGCTCGGCAACGGCATGACCCACGCCTGGCTGCTCACCGGACCGCCCGGCTCGGGTCGGTCCACCGCGGCGCGCGCCTTCGCGGCGGCGCTGCAGTGCACGACAGCCGGCGAGCCGGGCTGCGGTTACTGCCTGGGCTGCCGGACCGTCCTCGACGGCACGCATCCCGACGTGCTCCAGCTCGCCACCGACCAGCTCTCGATCGGCGTGGCCGACACCCGCGGCCTGGTGCGGCGCTCGTCGATGACCCCGTCCTCGGGCCGCTGGCAGGTCCTGCTCATCGAGGACGCCGACCGGCTCACCGAGGCGGCCGGCAACGTCCTGCTGAAAGCGGTCGAAGAGCCCTCGCCGCGCACGATCTGGATCCTGTGCGCCCCGGGCCGCGACGACATGCTCCCCACGATCCGCTCCCGCTGCCGCCACCTGCTGCTGCGCACGCCGCCCTCGTCGGCGGTCGCGGAGATCCTGGTGCGGCGCGACGGAGTGGACCCGATCCGCGCCCGCGAGGCGGCGCGCGCTGCCCAGGGACACATCGGGCGCGCTAAGCGTTTGGCGACGGATGACGAGGCGCGGGCGAAACGCAAGGCGGTCCTGGCGCTGGCGTCGTCGCTGACCGACATAGGGTCGGCGCTGTCGGCGGCGCAGAAGCTGGTCGACGCGACCATCGCCGAGGCGAAGCACGACGCCGACGAGCGGAACGTCAT
This window harbors:
- a CDS encoding DUF4232 domain-containing protein, whose protein sequence is MTKRITHIAKPLLPATLTLSALMSMAACGSDSPKPSAAASTPSVSQSQPGTAAPTQTSAPNVADTSTGTQQPAPRTGSGTGTGSATATASKPTTPKPPTAKTSTAPDSTLPGDCSVTHLKGTVTNLARPINHVLLTVTNAGSTTCSLYYYPDLRLDADQQAVTQAVEDSKPQAVVTIAPGESAYAAIGTSSADGSGGTPQLEKQVEVFLESRDQSGSLPGTMTLPLPAGTYVDVDKAFVTYWQSDLQSAIAW
- the tmk gene encoding dTMP kinase, with product MESSQVGIREVLAIPDFRRLWTALSLSSLGDWLGLLAQSSLAASLAGGGYAGRSYAVAGVFVVRLIPAVLFGPIAGVVADRLDRRWTMVAGDSARCLFFISIPLVGSLWWLFTATFLIEIAAMFWIPAKEATVPNLVPPRLLESANQVSLLTAYGTAPIAAGVFTVLSLITRALADQWTFFTAKPVSLALYFDALTFLFSALTIARLRTIPARSATERAAERRHTTDNRSVLRTLFDGWHYLGEDRRIRGVIIGTTGAFAAGGAVVGLARTYVGDLHAGQAAYGVLFGTVFLGLAAGMFTGSRVLAGVSRERLFGSVIFAAGIVLCVFALVPILLLSVLCALVIGFLGGTAWIIGQTMLGREVADELRGRTFAFVQSLIRVTLVLILAVSPAVAGVFGAHTLSVPGVSITYGGAAITLFGAGLLAMGVGWVAYRMMDDVPGKSLRNELKAALKRSAAPTRAGGAAETGTSSGPAVAAAGNPLPEDTGIERPAHAYTGTFLSFEGGDGSGKSTQLDLLADWLRGSGHEVVVTREPGGTPLGTKLRNIVLDAHNADVISPRAEALIYAADRADHVERVVRPALERGAVVITDRYVDSSLAYQGAGRALSAREVELLSQWATQGLMPDVTILMDLDPLEAARRRKTPADRLELESVDFHRRVRNRYLELATAEPERFIVINAMEPIEQIAGRIRARLEGRIHLSSQQRSEEAERREAERRKAAAERAVQMAELSDAERRRAEIEAEQRDQAQREQEAREAASQEHRRRLEEDAARAERAARERVQGAGDLSSRLAPSDRPTTRPTARPPERAADTPTTRSATPTPPPSAKPPTSAKPPTSPSGSTPTSMSHAEEITAPPVRSEWEVPDYVAQPEFDDEPEQDAMSMADELFGAHHRSRRGGDDA
- a CDS encoding DNA polymerase III subunit delta'; the encoded protein is MSGDSAAFQPYGVWTDLVGQDHISTDLVQAALGNGMTHAWLLTGPPGSGRSTAARAFAAALQCTTAGEPGCGYCLGCRTVLDGTHPDVLQLATDQLSIGVADTRGLVRRSSMTPSSGRWQVLLIEDADRLTEAAGNVLLKAVEEPSPRTIWILCAPGRDDMLPTIRSRCRHLLLRTPPSSAVAEILVRRDGVDPIRAREAARAAQGHIGRAKRLATDDEARAKRKAVLALASSLTDIGSALSAAQKLVDATIAEAKHDADERNVIETADMRLALGYQEGSRKAVPGAAGALKDLESRQKKRATRMQRDALDLALVDLAAFYRDVLAVQLGAIGGPGGDVTEPIHDDQYAAVRKIAAAGTPEATLRRIEAVLACRKAVERNVAPLLAVEAMAVNLR